One genomic segment of Acinetobacter sp. C26M includes these proteins:
- a CDS encoding TonB-dependent receptor: MKKVVEGKLRNRNLFRFSTLAFAVHTACVASLALPMQHAYAETVAAKSYNIPAGTLANVLNQFAEQSGTSIVIDAQQLKEQYSAGLKGNYGLEQGFQHILASSAFYAVKVGQGYTLAKKTSKNNTNLAPIAPVSAIKQTAAVETQGDEVSVRLTPLVVYGQEDRDTQGSNRVYDANRSSVYAGKDYIERFKGTNPADVFQGMVGVYSGDARNSGALDPSVRGVQGVGRVPLTIDGTEQSIAVWRGYNGVNNRNYIDPNLIAGIEVIKGPSLERNTTTSVGGGVVVKTLEADDIVRPGQTFGAELKVEGSTNSIDPSLPDMSKVGKNYNDTSPWIDIDGKKYDPDIYKKNRTRHDNSNFSGDDLAGRLALAMKKDKFDLLAVYAVRERGNYFSGTHGSGYYKRAEPSNSLDFIPYFAHSYKPGDEVPNTSSQMESWLFKANYRPTDEQALKLTYRDTKNRFGEIMPSRIEWGLTPEIGVPQWPLSDIRSKAYSLEYKFKPETNQWVDFYANIWQTDTESQTYTRGGWPTTIDFRDNRIINTAISHSDNRRQGINISNKALLTDQLNLTLGGSFLKEKLTSDDIYGEYGPMYSLFQALPRAGRREEKTFDFNFNYRPVSWLSFDAGMRYRSYWAFDDFLNKSLRDGVDPALNPLFTKKSKLKEYSFEYVTMPESYNAQQKRMLDRFSQRYAVKNPDWDGKLESVPASETQLYNLIWTQKNTLTWKADENGHLALADNVLDRLNALGQKYVITGNGNLSPAVIEQVPIESAQKVRDSGWAPQLGASIHLTDNNRLYVRYAEEYRLPSLFESTVGFSAMMPYQAIKPEHAFNYEVGYVYDMRDWLSSARNADIKLAYYYNKTKNVIERNQNLIFTNMDEQKLSGLELQSRFDNGAFFSDLSLAYNLKNEVCDTNSAIDKMINSGTVQTDQGIQFRDAYQRCVDDGFPNGYLVTMSTPELSAHALLGARFLDERLELGARATFYKGYESPLRKNNDAGINKGYYLNVPLAWDDTWIFDAYARYQVDTYNTVEFVGNNLSNQFYIDPLTRSAMAAPGRTLKVSWTTKF, translated from the coding sequence ATGAAGAAAGTTGTAGAAGGTAAATTGCGAAATCGGAACTTATTTCGATTCTCAACACTCGCATTCGCTGTACATACAGCGTGTGTTGCTAGCTTGGCTTTACCTATGCAACATGCTTATGCAGAAACGGTTGCAGCAAAATCTTATAATATTCCTGCAGGAACATTGGCAAATGTATTGAACCAATTTGCTGAGCAGTCGGGTACTTCGATTGTTATTGATGCACAACAATTAAAAGAGCAATACAGTGCAGGATTAAAAGGTAATTATGGATTAGAGCAAGGCTTCCAACATATTTTAGCGTCTTCGGCATTTTATGCTGTGAAAGTGGGGCAAGGTTATACGCTAGCGAAAAAGACCAGTAAGAATAATACCAATCTGGCCCCAATTGCCCCAGTGTCGGCAATCAAGCAAACAGCAGCAGTTGAAACTCAGGGCGATGAGGTTTCTGTTCGATTAACCCCACTTGTTGTCTATGGTCAAGAAGATCGTGATACTCAAGGCAGCAACAGAGTTTATGATGCCAATCGATCTTCAGTCTATGCAGGAAAAGATTATATTGAGCGCTTTAAAGGCACCAATCCTGCTGATGTCTTTCAAGGTATGGTTGGCGTTTATAGTGGCGATGCTCGAAACAGTGGGGCATTGGATCCAAGTGTTCGTGGCGTGCAGGGTGTTGGTCGAGTACCTTTGACCATTGATGGAACTGAACAGTCGATTGCAGTATGGCGTGGCTATAATGGCGTGAATAACCGAAATTATATCGATCCCAATCTGATTGCGGGCATTGAAGTCATTAAAGGTCCATCGTTGGAGCGAAATACCACAACCTCAGTTGGTGGTGGTGTGGTGGTCAAGACCTTAGAAGCGGATGATATCGTTCGCCCAGGTCAAACCTTTGGTGCAGAATTAAAAGTAGAAGGCTCAACCAACTCCATTGATCCTTCGCTACCAGACATGAGTAAGGTCGGCAAAAATTATAACGATACATCGCCGTGGATAGATATTGATGGTAAAAAATACGATCCCGATATTTATAAAAAGAACCGAACCAGACATGATAATTCTAACTTTTCAGGAGATGATCTAGCAGGGCGACTCGCTTTGGCAATGAAGAAGGATAAATTTGATTTATTGGCGGTTTATGCTGTTCGTGAACGTGGCAACTATTTTTCGGGTACACACGGTTCGGGCTATTATAAACGGGCAGAACCGAGCAATAGCCTCGATTTTATTCCTTATTTTGCGCATTCCTATAAACCTGGTGATGAAGTTCCAAATACCTCTAGTCAAATGGAGTCTTGGTTATTCAAAGCAAACTATCGACCCACTGATGAGCAAGCCCTAAAACTAACTTATCGAGACACCAAAAATAGATTTGGTGAGATCATGCCTTCACGGATTGAGTGGGGTTTAACACCTGAAATTGGTGTACCGCAGTGGCCTCTTAGTGATATTCGTTCTAAGGCCTATAGCTTGGAGTATAAGTTCAAACCCGAAACTAATCAGTGGGTCGATTTCTACGCCAATATTTGGCAGACCGATACAGAAAGCCAGACCTATACACGCGGTGGTTGGCCAACGACCATTGATTTTCGGGATAATCGCATTATCAATACGGCTATTAGCCATTCTGACAACCGACGTCAGGGCATTAATATCAGCAATAAAGCCTTATTAACTGACCAGCTCAATTTAACCTTGGGTGGAAGCTTTTTAAAAGAAAAACTAACTTCTGATGATATCTATGGTGAATATGGACCAATGTATAGCCTATTTCAGGCTTTACCGCGTGCAGGCCGACGTGAAGAAAAGACTTTTGATTTTAATTTCAACTATCGTCCTGTCTCGTGGCTAAGTTTTGATGCAGGTATGCGCTATCGCTCATATTGGGCTTTTGATGATTTCTTAAATAAATCCCTGAGAGACGGGGTCGATCCTGCATTAAATCCATTATTTACCAAGAAAAGTAAACTCAAAGAATATAGCTTTGAATATGTAACTATGCCTGAAAGTTACAATGCTCAGCAGAAGCGCATGTTGGATCGATTCTCACAACGCTATGCGGTCAAAAATCCAGACTGGGATGGTAAGTTAGAGAGTGTTCCTGCATCAGAAACACAGTTATATAACCTCATTTGGACACAGAAAAATACGCTCACTTGGAAAGCAGATGAAAATGGTCATTTGGCTTTGGCTGATAATGTATTAGATCGACTGAATGCCTTAGGGCAAAAATATGTGATTACTGGCAATGGTAATCTTAGCCCTGCAGTGATTGAACAGGTTCCAATTGAGTCCGCTCAGAAAGTACGAGACAGTGGTTGGGCGCCTCAACTCGGTGCATCCATTCATTTAACTGACAATAATCGGCTCTATGTGCGTTATGCAGAAGAGTATCGATTACCCAGCTTATTTGAAAGTACGGTCGGTTTCTCTGCGATGATGCCATATCAAGCGATTAAACCTGAACATGCTTTTAATTATGAAGTGGGTTATGTCTATGACATGCGTGATTGGTTAAGCTCAGCGCGAAATGCCGACATTAAACTGGCGTATTACTATAACAAAACCAAGAACGTGATTGAACGAAATCAAAATCTGATTTTCACCAACATGGATGAGCAAAAACTTTCTGGTTTAGAACTGCAAAGCCGTTTTGATAATGGTGCTTTCTTTAGCGATTTGAGTTTGGCTTATAACCTCAAAAATGAAGTCTGTGATACCAATAGTGCTATCGATAAAATGATTAACAGTGGCACAGTACAAACGGATCAGGGCATCCAATTCCGTGATGCTTATCAACGGTGTGTTGATGATGGTTTCCCCAATGGTTATCTGGTCACCATGTCGACACCTGAGCTAAGTGCACATGCCTTATTGGGTGCACGTTTTCTAGATGAAAGATTGGAACTCGGCGCACGAGCAACTTTCTACAAAGGCTATGAAAGCCCACTACGAAAAAATAACGATGCGGGTATCAATAAAGGCTATTACCTCAATGTACCGTTGGCTTGGGATGATACTTGGATTTTTGATGCCTATGCACGCTATCAAGTCGACACCTATAACACGGTTGAATTTGTCGGAAATAACCTTTCAAACCAATTCTACATTGATCCTCTCACGCGGAGTGCAATGGCTGCACCAGGCCGCACGCTGAAAGTTAGCTGGACCACTAAGTTTTAA
- a CDS encoding Slam-dependent surface lipoprotein, giving the protein MKISQLFIGLVACSAVFAHAGIEGASSNEANIKVGAAASTSHPGGAAAVSVQAAGAPYNAFTGFSSLKGLAQAFSAQGTSNTNVTIGTKTFNISHIPVSAMPPSHSALGNFNFGQVGTQEVYFGEWWKAGDTPASASHTVYYAGDNTNTTVPTAGTATYTVAGINGSATNLLSGNFTANFGAGTLEGALTGTGTTVSNVTLDGVTFNPGSAAFSGFAIANGTAGLNDSGIVQGHFFGANAAALAGIAKFDNVSYNTAFGGAKN; this is encoded by the coding sequence ATGAAAATCTCTCAACTGTTCATCGGTCTTGTTGCATGTTCTGCTGTATTTGCTCATGCAGGTATTGAAGGTGCTTCAAGTAATGAAGCTAATATCAAAGTCGGTGCAGCAGCAAGTACTAGTCATCCGGGTGGTGCAGCTGCAGTTTCTGTGCAAGCGGCAGGTGCGCCATATAACGCTTTTACTGGCTTTAGCTCATTAAAAGGGCTCGCGCAGGCATTCTCTGCGCAAGGTACGAGTAATACTAATGTCACTATTGGCACCAAGACATTTAATATTTCTCATATCCCTGTATCAGCAATGCCACCTTCACACAGTGCTTTAGGCAATTTTAATTTTGGTCAAGTTGGCACACAGGAAGTTTATTTCGGTGAATGGTGGAAAGCAGGTGATACACCTGCAAGCGCAAGCCATACGGTTTATTACGCGGGTGACAATACCAACACCACAGTACCAACTGCAGGTACTGCGACATATACCGTTGCAGGGATTAATGGTTCAGCAACTAATCTGCTAAGTGGTAATTTCACTGCAAACTTTGGTGCAGGTACTTTGGAAGGTGCATTAACTGGAACAGGTACAACCGTTTCAAACGTAACACTTGATGGTGTGACGTTTAATCCAGGTTCAGCTGCATTTAGCGGATTTGCAATTGCAAATGGTACTGCAGGCTTAAATGACTCAGGTATTGTTCAAGGGCATTTCTTTGGTGCAAATGCTGCTGCTTTAGCGGGTATCGCGAAATTTGACAATGTTTCTTATAACACTGCATTTGGCGGCGCGAAGAACTAA
- a CDS encoding surface lipoprotein assembly modifier, whose product MILLAGSSLYADDDTQLRLNQSLDQNLLQQQHQLQQQGAIRSTNELPNIVINGQVFEVEKNQDDLAKALYLAVMQKQWGNAAVYLKYYQQYTDYDQALTDFAEGALARAQGQLKLAEQKFQSSLNKQPNNLICELELARVLFEQQKNKEAARLFTSIQSKLGQSDRAVIPPEVEQTVNLFIKALDQRDSWQGSVAIGPSYATNLNSSSEQSKTWTLYGIDDKGNATPIQEIRRGSPKAASATGMDYEASLIKRFSLYGNHGVSLRGLAYGQSYDDQADYNESTLNINAGYSFFDLKNQISIAPLFEHKRYANDGLYNAWGARAEWMRFIAADKAFKLEAEIKDLDYQKYKTLDGKESSAMFTFWKILPKQWTLFSGLDVLDHNTQEKYMAAYQQQGIRLGLSKSWNVGLNTTLLSSYRWRQFDRYVETFDARRHDFEQNYTFVVQMPRFKFYGMTPNLTYRYNRNNSNVDWLYSYDKHNVSLKLEHRF is encoded by the coding sequence CTGATTCTATTGGCTGGTTCATCACTCTATGCAGATGATGATACTCAACTTCGTCTGAATCAAAGCTTAGATCAAAATTTATTACAACAGCAGCATCAACTACAACAACAAGGGGCAATTCGAAGCACCAATGAACTACCGAATATTGTGATTAATGGTCAAGTATTTGAAGTTGAAAAAAACCAAGATGATCTAGCAAAGGCCTTATATTTGGCGGTTATGCAAAAGCAATGGGGCAATGCTGCGGTTTATTTAAAATATTATCAGCAATATACAGACTATGATCAGGCTTTAACGGATTTTGCCGAAGGTGCGTTAGCACGCGCTCAGGGACAGCTCAAATTAGCAGAGCAAAAATTTCAAAGCAGTCTCAATAAACAACCGAATAATCTAATTTGTGAACTAGAGTTAGCGCGCGTGCTGTTTGAACAGCAGAAGAACAAAGAAGCAGCACGCCTTTTTACATCAATTCAGAGCAAGCTAGGACAAAGCGATCGTGCGGTGATACCACCAGAAGTAGAACAAACGGTTAATCTGTTCATCAAAGCACTGGATCAGCGGGATTCATGGCAAGGCAGTGTTGCAATCGGTCCATCCTATGCCACAAATCTGAATAGTTCTTCTGAACAAAGCAAAACATGGACCTTGTATGGCATTGATGACAAGGGCAATGCGACCCCCATTCAAGAAATTAGACGTGGCAGCCCAAAAGCAGCATCAGCAACGGGTATGGATTATGAAGCCAGTTTAATCAAACGCTTTTCTCTGTATGGCAACCATGGCGTTTCCTTACGTGGTTTAGCCTACGGGCAATCCTATGATGATCAGGCTGACTATAACGAATCGACCTTGAATATTAATGCAGGCTATAGTTTTTTCGATTTAAAAAATCAAATCAGTATTGCACCACTGTTTGAACATAAACGTTATGCCAATGATGGTTTATACAATGCATGGGGGGCACGTGCTGAATGGATGCGATTTATTGCTGCAGATAAAGCATTCAAGCTGGAAGCTGAAATCAAAGATCTAGATTATCAAAAATATAAAACACTAGATGGTAAAGAAAGCTCAGCGATGTTCACATTTTGGAAGATTCTACCTAAGCAGTGGACACTATTTAGTGGGTTAGATGTGCTTGATCATAACACGCAAGAAAAGTACATGGCGGCCTATCAACAGCAAGGCATCCGTTTAGGTCTAAGTAAGTCTTGGAATGTCGGGTTGAATACGACTTTATTGAGTTCATATCGCTGGCGGCAGTTTGATCGGTATGTTGAGACCTTTGATGCCCGTCGACATGATTTTGAACAAAATTATACATTTGTCGTTCAGATGCCTCGATTTAAATTTTATGGCATGACGCCTAATCTGACCTATCGCTATAACCGTAATAACAGTAATGTGGATTGGTTATATTCCTATGACAAACATAATGTCAGCTTAAAGCTTGAACATCGTTTTTAG
- a CDS encoding energy transducer TonB, translated as MKSKLQYSAYRLNTKLPSILVLAHSNLKSIIVLLVIVLHLVGLWFLSHFIEPYTLAASPKVNALNVRFVSLAPAEHVSPQTTAQSAITQSPKQQPLQKESELPASQQSAETIEQKIFISQNATNTVQQKQPSQKDHSIAPQPKQTVAAQSVENIELKKQIQADQQSTVVNENQKVHKEHFGENQSLSAGVKAPAAQQELSRAPESQVDRDEPVQVSSVDVLSFGKLAYDDRELKQQNRMVELRLRINENGQPIEIQLKQSSGVSSLDERVLNAARQSKFKPYKVNGRAVTVVVDFPVQLKLSRSR; from the coding sequence ATGAAATCAAAGCTCCAGTATTCAGCTTATCGATTGAACACAAAGTTACCCTCTATTTTGGTTTTGGCACATTCCAATCTTAAGTCGATTATTGTATTGCTGGTCATTGTGCTGCATCTCGTTGGATTATGGTTTCTGAGTCATTTTATTGAGCCTTATACTTTAGCCGCTTCACCGAAAGTAAATGCCCTTAATGTACGCTTTGTATCATTAGCACCAGCAGAACACGTATCTCCCCAAACAACAGCTCAGAGTGCTATTACTCAGTCTCCTAAACAACAACCCTTACAAAAAGAATCTGAACTTCCTGCTTCACAGCAAAGTGCTGAGACCATAGAGCAAAAGATATTCATCAGTCAAAATGCAACGAATACCGTACAACAAAAACAACCGAGTCAAAAAGATCATTCCATCGCACCACAGCCAAAACAAACTGTTGCAGCTCAATCTGTAGAAAATATAGAACTCAAAAAACAGATACAAGCAGATCAACAATCAACGGTGGTTAATGAGAACCAGAAAGTACATAAAGAGCATTTTGGAGAAAACCAATCGCTCTCTGCTGGTGTAAAAGCACCCGCAGCACAACAGGAACTAAGCCGAGCACCTGAAAGCCAAGTAGATCGTGATGAACCAGTTCAAGTCAGTAGTGTTGATGTATTGAGCTTTGGCAAGCTTGCCTATGATGACCGGGAGCTTAAACAACAGAATCGCATGGTGGAGTTACGTTTACGTATCAATGAAAACGGACAGCCTATCGAGATTCAATTAAAACAAAGTTCAGGTGTTTCCAGCTTAGATGAACGCGTTTTAAACGCAGCTAGACAATCCAAATTTAAACCCTACAAAGTCAATGGTCGTGCAGTGACCGTTGTTGTGGACTTTCCCGTGCAACTTAAACTCAGTCGGAGCCGTTAA
- a CDS encoding biliverdin-producing heme oxygenase — protein MMNAATEQMIANSLSQRLKQETAAEHERMHQLMAQADVFSSKEKYGQFTLSQYYFQQEIEHLFEQEGVAGLIPDLGIRGRSQQALEDLQDLGIQPAGQVLQSAEVRLPEALGWIYVSEGSTLGAAFLFKQAQKQLGFSETFAARNLAAYPEGRAKVWKRFVEALDEAAFDQVLQDRVVQGALDAFDYFGKALIQIDELK, from the coding sequence ATGATGAATGCAGCAACAGAGCAAATGATTGCCAATAGCCTTTCTCAGCGTTTAAAGCAAGAAACAGCGGCAGAACATGAGCGCATGCACCAGCTGATGGCGCAAGCAGACGTATTTTCGAGCAAGGAGAAATATGGCCAATTTACCTTGTCCCAATATTATTTTCAGCAAGAAATTGAGCATCTTTTTGAACAAGAAGGAGTTGCAGGACTGATTCCTGATTTAGGGATTCGAGGTCGTTCTCAACAAGCTCTTGAGGATTTACAGGACTTGGGCATCCAACCCGCAGGTCAGGTATTACAAAGTGCCGAGGTTAGACTGCCCGAAGCACTTGGCTGGATCTATGTTTCTGAAGGTTCAACTTTAGGTGCGGCATTTCTGTTTAAACAAGCGCAAAAGCAGTTAGGTTTCTCTGAAACTTTTGCAGCTCGTAATCTAGCGGCATATCCAGAAGGCCGAGCAAAAGTGTGGAAACGCTTTGTTGAGGCACTTGATGAAGCTGCCTTTGACCAAGTACTGCAAGATCGTGTTGTACAAGGTGCCCTCGATGCATTTGACTATTTTGGTAAAGCATTAATCCAGATCGATGAGTTGAAATAA
- a CDS encoding YbaN family protein, producing MENIDRMNNDVKTDILSQPPQPASKLARSVWWRFLFICLAWLCIGLGILGVFIPGLPTVDFILLAVFFAARGSEKLHQWFLNHRLIGPIIQEWQENRRIPKKAKYLSTVSMSIAAGIMIWTTPHPWVVYPLVACMAAVLIWMWMRDKT from the coding sequence ATGGAGAATATTGATCGCATGAATAATGATGTGAAAACAGATATTTTGTCACAACCGCCACAGCCAGCAAGTAAATTAGCACGCTCAGTGTGGTGGCGATTCTTATTTATCTGCCTCGCCTGGTTATGTATTGGACTCGGCATACTTGGAGTTTTTATTCCAGGTCTGCCGACTGTTGATTTTATTTTGCTGGCAGTATTCTTTGCAGCCAGAGGCTCTGAAAAGCTACATCAATGGTTTCTTAATCATCGCTTGATTGGACCGATCATTCAAGAGTGGCAAGAAAACCGACGTATTCCAAAGAAAGCAAAATATCTCTCTACTGTAAGTATGAGCATTGCAGCAGGTATTATGATTTGGACTACTCCACATCCGTGGGTCGTTTATCCTCTTGTGGCATGTATGGCAGCTGTATTGATCTGGATGTGGATGAGAGATAAAACTTGA
- a CDS encoding YjjG family noncanonical pyrimidine nucleotidase — protein MYKAIFFDIDDTLLDFSVANRSAFIQSFAEFNLDHDDSTYSTYKAINHHLWEKQKLGQITVQDVINNRFKELFQALQLELNHDHFRDTFQGNLAKEHTLEDGATEAIQYLSQKYKLFAASNSILSQQKARLGLAGLLPHFSDLYISDDIGYEKPDQRFFETCLHRSQIAKEEVLFIGDSLEADMKGAASCQISTCWYNPNNLPNQLQLNITHTIQHLSDLTKIL, from the coding sequence ATGTATAAGGCTATATTCTTTGATATTGACGATACTTTACTTGATTTTAGCGTAGCCAACCGCTCAGCATTTATTCAATCTTTTGCTGAATTTAATCTGGATCATGATGATTCAACTTATTCGACCTATAAAGCCATTAATCATCATTTATGGGAAAAGCAGAAGTTAGGTCAGATTACCGTACAAGATGTTATTAATAATCGATTTAAAGAATTATTTCAGGCATTGCAGCTTGAGCTTAATCATGATCATTTCCGTGATACCTTTCAGGGAAATTTAGCCAAAGAGCATACCCTTGAGGATGGGGCAACTGAAGCAATTCAATACCTGAGCCAAAAATATAAGCTGTTTGCTGCATCCAACAGCATTCTGAGTCAACAAAAAGCACGTTTAGGCTTAGCAGGCTTATTGCCACATTTCTCTGATTTATATATTTCAGACGATATTGGCTATGAAAAACCAGATCAGCGTTTTTTTGAAACCTGTTTGCATAGAAGCCAGATTGCGAAAGAAGAAGTCCTGTTCATTGGGGATAGCCTTGAAGCGGATATGAAAGGTGCTGCATCTTGTCAGATCTCGACCTGTTGGTATAACCCAAACAATTTACCCAATCAGTTGCAATTAAATATCACACACACCATTCAACATTTATCTGATTTAACTAAAATTTTATGA
- the mhpT gene encoding 3-(3-hydroxy-phenyl)propionate transporter MhpT: protein MLKETNIEAGASKQAIVITLILCFIFAIIEGFDLQSMGVAAPRMKAEMLLNSAEMGWVFSAAVLGTLPGALIAGRIADSIGRKKVFITSIAIFGLMSLLTPFTKDLNSLLFVRFLTGLGMGGALPIVITMVSEAVPEKYKATAVSAMYCGMPIGGVLTSVVALSLTADHEWRHIFYIGGIAPLILVPILILFLPESKAYLNKTAQVRTQKQSVLNVLFAKPRVVVTSTLWLSFFGTLLVLALFQNWLPTLISGLGLNKQQASYIQIGFNLGGSIGVLILGLMLDRLNKFFIVASVYAGILVSLIGLAYSNSASSFILFATCCGMFVIGCQSILYTLAAKYYPTEMRGTGVGAAVAVGRLGAFSGPLVAGYLLGTGQSEIVVIASSIPMILLAAISALILLRKPEHSITRKEPLGTVTSSL from the coding sequence ATGTTAAAAGAGACCAATATAGAGGCAGGTGCTTCAAAACAAGCAATCGTGATTACACTCATCCTATGTTTCATTTTTGCCATTATTGAAGGATTTGATCTGCAATCTATGGGTGTTGCTGCACCGCGGATGAAAGCAGAAATGTTGTTAAACAGTGCCGAGATGGGTTGGGTGTTCAGTGCCGCGGTTCTAGGCACATTACCCGGTGCACTGATCGCTGGGCGAATTGCAGATTCGATTGGGCGCAAAAAAGTATTTATCACTTCGATTGCAATTTTTGGCTTGATGTCGTTACTGACTCCATTTACCAAAGATTTGAACTCCTTACTATTCGTTCGCTTTCTGACGGGTCTAGGCATGGGTGGGGCGTTGCCCATTGTCATTACCATGGTTTCTGAAGCAGTACCTGAAAAGTATAAAGCCACAGCTGTCAGTGCGATGTATTGTGGTATGCCGATTGGCGGTGTTTTGACATCCGTGGTTGCTTTATCTCTGACAGCAGATCATGAATGGCGGCATATCTTTTACATTGGCGGGATTGCACCTCTAATTCTGGTTCCTATTCTTATTTTATTTTTACCTGAATCAAAAGCTTATTTGAATAAAACGGCTCAAGTCAGAACACAAAAGCAAAGTGTATTGAATGTACTTTTTGCCAAACCACGTGTGGTGGTGACTTCCACGCTTTGGCTCAGTTTTTTTGGTACTTTGCTGGTTTTAGCATTGTTCCAAAACTGGTTGCCGACCTTAATCTCGGGACTGGGACTCAATAAGCAACAGGCCAGTTATATTCAGATTGGCTTTAATTTGGGTGGTTCTATCGGTGTATTGATTTTAGGTTTGATGTTGGATCGACTGAATAAATTCTTTATCGTTGCAAGTGTTTATGCAGGCATTTTGGTTTCATTGATTGGTCTGGCTTATTCCAATAGCGCGTCGAGTTTTATTTTGTTTGCTACATGTTGTGGGATGTTCGTGATTGGTTGCCAGTCAATTTTATACACCTTGGCAGCCAAATATTATCCTACTGAAATGCGGGGAACGGGAGTCGGGGCTGCTGTTGCTGTAGGACGCTTAGGTGCTTTTTCAGGGCCTTTAGTGGCAGGCTATCTACTCGGAACAGGGCAAAGTGAGATTGTTGTAATTGCCTCTAGTATTCCTATGATCTTATTGGCAGCAATCTCGGCATTAATTTTACTACGCAAGCCAGAGCATTCAATTACTCGGAAAGAACCTTTAGGCACGGTGACATCTTCACTTTAA
- a CDS encoding SRPBCC family protein: protein MLKTQQVKIIQEFNAPIDKVFAVLSEHENLNKIFAPAKITRINNGKDARNGVGSARKLSIPLAPSFVETNLVYQENELIEYAITSGISPIKAHRGVMKFTDLGGDRTRLDYTISFKGRVPLIGPIIKAALQNGINRGLKKLKF, encoded by the coding sequence ATGTTAAAAACACAACAGGTCAAGATAATACAAGAATTCAATGCACCGATAGATAAGGTCTTTGCAGTTCTCAGTGAACATGAAAATCTCAACAAGATTTTTGCACCTGCAAAAATCACCCGCATTAATAATGGTAAAGATGCTCGAAATGGCGTGGGCTCTGCGCGTAAACTTTCGATTCCTTTAGCACCTTCATTTGTTGAAACCAACTTGGTTTACCAAGAAAATGAATTAATTGAATATGCGATTACCAGTGGTATTAGTCCAATTAAAGCGCATCGTGGTGTTATGAAATTTACTGATCTAGGCGGTGATCGCACTCGACTGGATTACACCATTAGCTTTAAAGGCCGTGTTCCTTTGATTGGTCCAATTATTAAGGCGGCACTACAAAACGGTATCAACCGTGGTCTGAAAAAATTGAAATTTTAA